One window from the genome of Nicotiana sylvestris chromosome 9, ASM39365v2, whole genome shotgun sequence encodes:
- the LOC104213783 gene encoding uncharacterized protein At4g14450, chloroplastic-like, whose translation MADIKQSSNFSGDRRQPSRLQQRAPASIQINRSTNWNVAIPLLSPLISSPTSPDCNNLTVAINSVCNKMVEVKEKPPAAAAAVVLVFKKWQHPATPFCYEATPLVPFVLCTETI comes from the coding sequence ATGGCGGATATCAAGCAATCGAGTAACTTTTCAGGTGATCGGCGGCAACCGAGCCGGTTACAACAGCGAGCGCCGGCGTCGATTCAAATAAACCGTTCAACCAATTGGAATGTGGCGATACCGCTTTTATCACCGTTGATTTCATCGCCGACTTCTCCTGATTGTAACAACTTAACGGTAGCGATTAATTCCGTTTGCAATAAGATGGTGGAGGTAAAGGAGAAGCCGCCGGCGGCGGCGGCAGCGGTGGTTTTGGTGTTTAAGAAGTGGCAACATCCTGCGACGCCGTTTTGTTACGAAGCGACTCCGTTAGTGCCGTTTGTATTATGTACGGAAACAATCTAA